The Candidatus Methylomirabilota bacterium genomic sequence GATGTGCTCCGCCGGGTGCAGGACGGTAACGATGGTGTCAATGTATGACTTTCCTCCCCGATCAGGGTCCGAGGTCAGGTGTCTCGGCGCCTCGGAACCTCGATCGGAAGGTCCACCCGGTCTCCCCATTCTTTCCAAGAGCCGAGGTAGTTCCGCACGCGGGGATAGTTCAACAGGCGGTAAACCATATACGCGTGGGCTGATCGGTAGCCGCCTTGGCAGAGAGGGATGACCTCTTTGTCTGGTGTCAAGCCACGCCCCTCGAGCATCTCCCTGAGCTCGGCAGCCGGCTTCAGCGCGCCGTCCGGGCCAATGAAGTTCACCCATTCCAGGTGGACGGAGCCAGGGACAGTCCCGCCCCGAGCTGCCCGTACATGCTCGCCGTAATACTCGCGATCGGTGCGCGTGTCATGGATCCTCACGTCGGGATCTTGTAGATGATCGACGATGTGTTGCGCGGTGGCAAGGCGGTCTTCCAACGGGTCTTTGAGATGCTTGGAAAAGCCGGTGCGGACGATACGCCTCCCCCCCTTGGGTCCGAGATCCTGCGCACTTCCGAACATGGGCCAGGCCTCGCGCGTGAAAGGAAACCCCGCCCCTTTCCAGGCGGTAACCCCCCCGTCGAGGATATGGACATCCTCGTGGCCCAGATACTCGAGGAACCAGAAGCCGCGTGCCGCCCGAAAACCGCTGTTGTGCTCGTAGAAGATCACCGTTTTGCCGAAGTCGGCTCCTCGTATCTCCATGAGGTATGCCAGTGTCCAGATAAAGGCGGCGAGCGCCTCGGGCCGCGTATCGTTCAGGGAGTAACCGTAGATGTCGAAATGGGCCGCCCCTTCGATGTGACCGGCGCAAAAGTCCGGCGCGGGGCGCGTATCGACGATGATGAGATCGTCATCCTTCTGGTCTCCGATCCGCTCGCGGAGCTGATCGGGGGTCCAGACCAAGTTGGCGTTTACGAAGTCCTTGTACGCCATGGAAAGATTCGCCTCACGGTGGGTTGCTCCAGCCCACCGAGAATGGGCTGGGATATTCTTGATATCTCCGGAACTAAGTTACGAGAGCCTGGCAGCAGGCCGATGCCCGTCTGGGCCTTGACGGAGGGTACCTAATAGACGTGCATTTCGTCAACAGGCAATGCTCATCCGAGATATCATCTTCTTCTTACTGGACACCTGGGTCGATGGCGTGCGATTTCTCCACTGGCGCCCACCTGGGTTTGTGGAGGTGAGGCGAGGGGACGGAAGCGAGGTCGTCAACCGTCCTGTGCCGGTGTGGGAGCTAACAGCACGGCCACCCACCGAAAGTTCTCGCTGTTTTCCAAGAGAATTTTGACGACCATGGTCAAGGGAACCGAGAGCAGCATCCCTACGGGCCCCCAAACCCAGCCCCAAAAGACCAACGAGAGAAAGATCACCAGCGTTGAGAGGCCAAGTTTGCGTCCCATGAAATAGGGTTCAACGAAGGTTCCCAAGACCATGTTCACCGCCAGATAACCGAGCCCTACCAGGGCCGCCGCACCGGGCCCGAGCTGGACGAGGGCCAGCAACAGCGTCGGGACAGCAGCTAAAATCGAGCCCAGGTTTGGAATGTAGTTGAAGAGGAAGGCGAGGAATCCCCACAGAATCGGAAAGTCGACACCAAGGATGGCCACCCAGACACCGATCAAGATGCCCGTGGCCAAACTGATAAGGGTCTTGATCCCAAGATAACGCTGCACATCCACGACAATCTTGGTAAAAGTGTCGGAATCACTATCCTGGCTGCCGAACACGAGACGGAGTTTTTGCGGAAATTGCGTAATCTCAAAGAGGATAAAGATCGTGGTAATGATAACCAGGATGAAGTTTGACAGCACCGAAGCCAGACTGTTGAACATCTGACCAACGAAAGCCATCGCCCTACCAGGGTTAATGACGTCACGTGCTATCTCAGGAGAGACTTCGATCCCCTTGCTTTGCAACCAAGCAAGCAGTGCGGCATTCATCTGCTGAAGGCGGTCTGCATATTTCGGGGCTTCCCGGGTGAAGCTCTCCACCGAGCCACCCACGATGAGCACGATGGTCCCTAGGCATACGATGTTGGCCAGTACCGTCAGCAAAACAGCCAGGGTCGTGGGGATCCGCTTGTCCTGCAGCCAAAGCAGCAGCGGCAGGCTCAGAATGGCTAATAATAAGGAGAGCGCGAAGGGAAGCGCTATTGGGGCTGCGGCCCGCAGACCTGCTATGACCACGACGAGGGAGGCTGCAATCAACAGGAACCTGAAACCTTGTGCTGTGTTACCCACGGTGTTTCATCTCCGTTGTGGAAATGACGGCCTCGTCTAGCTCTATGGATATGGCGGTCGGTCTGCTCGACGTGAAATATATATTCTCCCCCGGACTTTGCGGTAAGGAAAACCTCCTGGGAATCCAAGCGGCTCCCTCATTATGAGGAAGAATTCGATCCCTGCAACCGAAATCGGATGGCTCGGAGATAAGGCGGATGGTCCGCCTGCTAGCGAGCAGGTCAAAGAAAGCAGCACGCCCTCCCGGACGGCGTTCCGCCCGGAAAGGCGGCCGACTACTTGGTGCGTCGTGGATTGTGCCGGATGCGGGCTAGGGACCCTCTTGACCGGTCGGGGGTTCCGGCCTCCAACCGCCTTGGCCGATCAAGGGGACAAAAACACAGGCCACCCCCCGTTTCACTCTAGGTCCCCCCTCTTCCTTGGCAACGATCGTGAGCTCCTGCATCCAATGGTCGCCGATGGGGGCCACTAAGATTCCTCCCCAGGCAAGTTGTTCCATCAATGCAGGGGGGATAGCGGGAGCGCCGGCGGTAATGAGGATCCGATCAAAGGGGGCCTCCTCGGGCAGCCCCAGGGTCCCGTCTCCAAGTCTCACGTGGACATTGTCGAAGCCCAGGGTATGAAGGATAATCCTCGCTCTCTCGACCAGGGGTTCGATCCGCTCGACGGTATAGACCTCCTTAGCGAGCCACCCGAGTATAGCCGCCTGGTAGCCCGAACCTGTCCCGATCTCCAGGATCTTCTCGCCCACCCGAAGATTGAGGGCCTGCGTCATCACGGCCACCATGAATGGTTGTGAGATGGTCTGGCCTTCTCCAATGGGGACCGCACAATTGTCATAGGCCTCATAACGCCAAGGCTCGGGGATGAAGAGATGGCGAGGGATCTGCTCCATCGCCGTTAACACCAGCGGGTCAGTGATCCCCTCAGCCTTGAGCTGCTGCTCCACCATTCCCTTGCGGGTTTGGACAAAGGGATCGTCCTTGACAGAAACTACCATGAAAGGCCTCCGAGGTCCGTGTTCGTCTCCTCGCTCTGTGACGCAGGAGGGGGAAACGAGAGGCGAGGAGGAACACCAATCCTCCACTAAGAATATAGTAACGCGAGGGTCGAATGTCACCCCACCTGTCAGACGGCGGACTTCTGGGGGGCAAAGACCTCCACCCGCACGGTGAAGGTTCGGCTTGCTGCGGGGGGGAGGGCCCCGGCGCCCATCACGTGGCGGGAGATCATCTCCCCTTGGTCGTCGTGGATCTGGACGACGATGGCATATTCCCACGGCTCACCAGTACCCGGATGCTGGATGGTGCCCTCAACGTGCAGTGGGCAAAAGGTGGGGGCGACCGGACGATCGGTTCTGACCGCGTTGAAGTGCAGGTGGCGGTGGCAGGCAGGACATATCGGTGCACTGCTGAGGATCTTCGCCTCACAGTGGGGGCAGGTCCGGGTCTCCCCGGGCGGGGAGCGCCATGTTGCGGTCATCACCCGGCCTCGCCTTCCTCGCTGATGCCATACTGGCTCGGTCCTCGCTCATCCCACCCGAATTCGACCTTTCCCCGCATGCGCGACCCCGCTGCCACCGTCAAGGACCCGGCTTGGAGATCTCCGATCAGCGTCCCGGACTGCATGAGCTGCACCTGGGATGACGCGTGGATGTTCCCGTGGATCTCCCCTCCCACGCGGACGGTGTCGGCCTGCAGCTCTCCGGAGATGTGAGCGCCAGGCTCGATGTTCAAATCACCATCCACCTGAACGGTTCCCTCGAAGCGGCCGGCAAGCCGTAAATGGCCTGCTCCCTGGATTTTCCCCTCGAAGGTCAGCCCGGCACCAATGAAGGATTCCGTTGACTGCGAGCGTTCCTCCACGCGGTAGCGGAGCTCGGGACGCGACGGGGTCTCCTCGGACTGGTCGGTCTCCACCGAAAGTTGTTCTTTCCGCGGGTATTCCTTCCAAAGTGCCATAGCGAGATCCTCCTCAGCCCCGTTGGTATCGATAAGGGATTTCGTTTCTGATTCACGGCGAAGTCTATCGGTGAGCACAAGACAAGGCAGACTCCATGCCAAATCAGGGAAGGCCCAGAGCCCATGGTGGCAATGGCCCTAATTTCACATGTTTTCCTTGCAACATCCTCGGGCGGGTTTAGAGATGCACAGTCTTTCTAACCAGCTGAAAGGTAAGGCTTACATAGTAGGAATGTAAGGATTACATCGCCCGCGAGGGACCGACGTCAAAACGTCCGTGTTTCTCCCGGCCTCATGACGATGACCCGCGTTGAGGAGCCCGCGAGTGCTTCTTTGAATGCAGTAGGTGTTCCCTTGAGGAGTTTGGTGGTTCCGTAATGCATGGGAATGACTGTTTTTGTTTTCAGGAGATTTCGGACTGCGTATGCGGCGTCGGCCGGATCCATGGTGAAATGCCCCCCGATGGGAAGTAGGGCCAGATCCGGCCTGTAATACTCGCCGATGAATTTCATGTCGGCGAAGATGCCGGTGTCGCCTGCATGGTAGATCTTGAAGCCATTCTCTAGCTCGATGATGTAACCGCAGGGCTCTCCCCCCGGGTACATCGTTATTTTTTTGGTGGCGGGGTCCACGTGACGGATTTCCGAGCTGTGCTCGGCCCGCACCATGGTGATCTTGATCCCGGGGCCGAGCGGCGAGACCGGTCCGCCTTTGTTGAATCGAAGCAGTTGTGTATACGGTACCCAGCCGAGGGACGCAAAGGTGTGTCCCATGTCGGCATTCATGCCCACCCTGGCTCCCTTCATCTTTGCGATCGCAGCCGTATCGCCCACATGGTCACCGTGCCCGTGGGTGACGAGGATAAGGTCCACCTTGTCAAGCTTGTTTAGGTCCTTGAGTGCTTGGGGTGTCTTCGGATTCTTGGTAATGAAAGGGTCCACGAGGATCACCTTGCCGCCTGGCGAAGTGATCTTGTAGGCAGCGTGTCCGAACCACTGTAATTCGAACGCCTGGGCAAGTGTGGCACCCGTCGCAAGCACCAGCAGCACAGCGGTCAGCGCACCTGTCATAATGTGCATCCGATATGTTCGCATCACAAGTTTCCTCCGCATTAGGGGGTGGCCGGTTGCCGTTCTCGTGAGGGAAAGTGACCCTCGCACGAAGGACGTCCGGGAATACCATTACATGTGAGGCAGCAGGATGCTGAGAAAGGAGGAAGAATTTCTAGAGTGAATGGATTCTTTTGACTTCCTCAAGCGCCTCGTTGAATGTTATCAAGGGGACGATTGTAATTGTGTTGAAGGATGCGATCTTTGCGGCGAGACAAAATTGTTGGATTAAATGAGGGTTTTCGGCATCAACGATCCAGATAAATGTGTGTTCGAGCGCTGAATGGTATTGGCCAAGAATTGTGTTGATTTTGTACTTTTTTGTCAGTGAATCGACGTTGGATGCTGTGAGTTGTAAAAAACCTTTCGCC encodes the following:
- a CDS encoding AI-2E family transporter, producing MGNTAQGFRFLLIAASLVVVIAGLRAAAPIALPFALSLLLAILSLPLLLWLQDKRIPTTLAVLLTVLANIVCLGTIVLIVGGSVESFTREAPKYADRLQQMNAALLAWLQSKGIEVSPEIARDVINPGRAMAFVGQMFNSLASVLSNFILVIITTIFILFEITQFPQKLRLVFGSQDSDSDTFTKIVVDVQRYLGIKTLISLATGILIGVWVAILGVDFPILWGFLAFLFNYIPNLGSILAAVPTLLLALVQLGPGAAALVGLGYLAVNMVLGTFVEPYFMGRKLGLSTLVIFLSLVFWGWVWGPVGMLLSVPLTMVVKILLENSENFRWVAVLLAPTPAQDG
- a CDS encoding rhodanese-like domain-containing protein; translation: MAYKDFVNANLVWTPDQLRERIGDQKDDDLIIVDTRPAPDFCAGHIEGAAHFDIYGYSLNDTRPEALAAFIWTLAYLMEIRGADFGKTVIFYEHNSGFRAARGFWFLEYLGHEDVHILDGGVTAWKGAGFPFTREAWPMFGSAQDLGPKGGRRIVRTGFSKHLKDPLEDRLATAQHIVDHLQDPDVRIHDTRTDREYYGEHVRAARGGTVPGSVHLEWVNFIGPDGALKPAAELREMLEGRGLTPDKEVIPLCQGGYRSAHAYMVYRLLNYPRVRNYLGSWKEWGDRVDLPIEVPRRRDT
- a CDS encoding metal-dependent hydrolase, with translation MRTYRMHIMTGALTAVLLVLATGATLAQAFELQWFGHAAYKITSPGGKVILVDPFITKNPKTPQALKDLNKLDKVDLILVTHGHGDHVGDTAAIAKMKGARVGMNADMGHTFASLGWVPYTQLLRFNKGGPVSPLGPGIKITMVRAEHSSEIRHVDPATKKITMYPGGEPCGYIIELENGFKIYHAGDTGIFADMKFIGEYYRPDLALLPIGGHFTMDPADAAYAVRNLLKTKTVIPMHYGTTKLLKGTPTAFKEALAGSSTRVIVMRPGETRTF
- a CDS encoding protein-L-isoaspartate(D-aspartate) O-methyltransferase, coding for MVVSVKDDPFVQTRKGMVEQQLKAEGITDPLVLTAMEQIPRHLFIPEPWRYEAYDNCAVPIGEGQTISQPFMVAVMTQALNLRVGEKILEIGTGSGYQAAILGWLAKEVYTVERIEPLVERARIILHTLGFDNVHVRLGDGTLGLPEEAPFDRILITAGAPAIPPALMEQLAWGGILVAPIGDHWMQELTIVAKEEGGPRVKRGVACVFVPLIGQGGWRPEPPTGQEGP
- a CDS encoding polymer-forming cytoskeletal protein, with product MALWKEYPRKEQLSVETDQSEETPSRPELRYRVEERSQSTESFIGAGLTFEGKIQGAGHLRLAGRFEGTVQVDGDLNIEPGAHISGELQADTVRVGGEIHGNIHASSQVQLMQSGTLIGDLQAGSLTVAAGSRMRGKVEFGWDERGPSQYGISEEGEAG